In Streptomyces sp. NBC_00433, a single genomic region encodes these proteins:
- the rplK gene encoding 50S ribosomal protein L11: MPPKKKKVTGLIKLQINAGAANPAPPVGPALGQHGVNIMEFCKAYNAATESQRGMVIPVEITVYDDRSFTFITKTPPAAKLILKAAGVDKGSGEPHVKKVAKLSRAQVREIATTKLPDLNANDLDAAEKIIAGTARSMGITVEG; this comes from the coding sequence ATGCCTCCCAAGAAGAAGAAGGTCACGGGGCTGATCAAGCTCCAGATCAACGCCGGTGCGGCCAACCCGGCTCCGCCGGTCGGACCCGCGCTGGGTCAGCACGGCGTGAACATCATGGAATTCTGCAAGGCCTACAACGCGGCGACCGAGTCGCAGCGCGGCATGGTGATCCCGGTGGAGATCACGGTCTACGACGACCGCTCCTTCACCTTCATCACCAAGACGCCGCCGGCGGCCAAGCTGATCCTGAAGGCCGCGGGTGTGGACAAGGGCTCCGGCGAGCCGCACGTCAAGAAGGTCGCCAAGCTCAGCCGCGCGCAGGTGCGGGAGATCGCCACGACGAAGCTCCCCGACCTGAACGCGAACGACCTCGACGCCGCCGAGAAGATCATCGCGGGCACGGCCCGTTCGATGGGCATCACCGTCGAGGGCTGA
- a CDS encoding SGNH/GDSL hydrolase family protein, with the protein MRLTRPFAAIAALASALVSALVLTGPAQAAGPAYVALGDSYSAGNGAGNYISSSGDCHRSNSAYPALWASAHSPASFTFAACSGAVTSDVTGSQLGGLNSSTGLVTITIGGNDAGFSDVITTCVTGSDSTCVNRVNTAEAFVRSTLPGRLDTVYNAIHAKAPNAHVVVLGYPDIYTLNVFCIGLSATKHQKIDEAADVLDTTTASVAAAHGFSFGDVRSTFKGHELCSGDDYLHSLVISPTWESYHPTATGHSAGYLPVLNAND; encoded by the coding sequence GTGAGACTGACCAGGCCTTTCGCCGCCATCGCCGCACTTGCGTCCGCCCTCGTGAGCGCGCTGGTGCTGACCGGTCCCGCACAAGCCGCCGGACCGGCGTACGTCGCACTCGGGGACTCGTACTCCGCCGGGAACGGTGCCGGCAACTACATCAGCTCCAGCGGCGACTGCCACCGCAGCAACAGCGCGTACCCGGCGCTGTGGGCCAGTGCCCACAGCCCTGCCTCCTTCACCTTCGCCGCCTGCTCCGGCGCGGTGACCAGCGACGTGACGGGCAGCCAGCTCGGCGGGCTCAACTCCTCCACCGGCCTGGTCACCATCACCATCGGCGGCAACGACGCCGGCTTCTCCGACGTCATCACCACCTGCGTGACCGGCTCCGACAGCACCTGCGTCAACCGGGTCAACACCGCCGAGGCCTTCGTCAGGAGCACCCTGCCCGGACGCCTCGACACCGTCTACAACGCCATCCACGCCAAGGCGCCCAACGCCCACGTCGTCGTCCTGGGCTACCCGGACATCTACACCCTCAACGTCTTCTGCATCGGGCTCAGCGCCACCAAGCACCAGAAGATCGACGAGGCGGCCGACGTCCTCGACACCACCACCGCCTCCGTCGCGGCCGCCCACGGCTTCAGCTTCGGCGACGTCCGCTCCACCTTCAAGGGCCACGAACTCTGCTCGGGCGACGACTACCTGCACTCCCTGGTCATCTCCCCGACCTGGGAGTCCTACCACCCCACCGCCACCGGCCACTCGGCCGGCTACCTCCCGGTCCTGAACGCCAACGACTGA
- the nusG gene encoding transcription termination/antitermination protein NusG, protein MSDPNVYDADESVESAETALDIVEAADGDVDQPAAADLAEEESAEQAAVHESEEDESEEAAGESEEGESEEGESEEEDEEEAAAPLTPVDAVAAFREELRTLPGEWYVIHTYAGYENRVKSNLEQRAVSLNVEEYVYQAEVPQEEVVQIKNGDRKTIRQNKLPGYVLVRMDLTNESWGVVRNTPGVTGFVGNAYDPYPLTLDEIVKMLAPEVEAAAEAAAIAEGTAQPRKVEVQVLDFEVGDSVTVTDGPFATLQATINEINPDSKKVKGLVEIFGRETPVELSFDQIQKN, encoded by the coding sequence GTGTCTGACCCGAACGTGTACGACGCCGACGAGTCCGTCGAGAGCGCCGAAACCGCGCTCGACATCGTCGAGGCCGCCGACGGCGACGTCGACCAGCCGGCTGCCGCCGACCTGGCCGAGGAAGAATCCGCCGAGCAGGCCGCCGTCCACGAGTCGGAAGAGGACGAGTCCGAAGAGGCTGCGGGCGAGTCCGAAGAGGGCGAGTCCGAAGAGGGCGAGTCCGAAGAAGAGGACGAGGAAGAGGCCGCGGCCCCCCTCACCCCGGTGGACGCGGTGGCGGCCTTCCGCGAGGAGCTTCGTACGCTCCCCGGCGAGTGGTATGTGATCCACACCTACGCGGGCTACGAGAACCGGGTGAAGTCCAACCTGGAGCAGCGTGCCGTCTCGCTGAATGTCGAGGAGTACGTCTACCAGGCCGAGGTCCCGCAGGAGGAAGTCGTTCAGATCAAGAACGGCGACCGCAAGACCATCCGGCAGAACAAGCTCCCCGGCTACGTCCTGGTCCGCATGGACCTGACGAACGAGTCCTGGGGCGTCGTCCGCAACACCCCCGGCGTGACCGGCTTCGTGGGCAATGCCTACGACCCGTATCCGCTGACCCTGGACGAGATCGTGAAGATGCTCGCCCCCGAGGTCGAGGCGGCCGCCGAGGCCGCGGCCATCGCCGAGGGCACCGCCCAGCCCCGCAAGGTCGAGGTCCAGGTCCTGGACTTCGAGGTCGGCGACTCGGTCACCGTCACCGACGGCCCCTTCGCCACCCTCCAGGCCACGATCAACGAGATCAACCCCGACTCGAAGAAGGTCAAGGGCCTGGTCGAGATCTTCGGCCGCGAGACCCCGGTCGAGCTCAGCTTCGACCAGATCCAGAAGAACTGA
- the secE gene encoding preprotein translocase subunit SecE — protein MTDSIEVPEPDATQDDKDSDRKPRRGGKRGKKGPLGRLALFYRQIIAELRKVVWPTRNDLTTYTTVVIVFVVVVIGFVAVVDWGFGKLISAVFG, from the coding sequence ATCACGGACTCCATCGAGGTCCCTGAGCCTGACGCGACTCAGGACGACAAGGACTCCGACCGGAAGCCCCGCCGCGGTGGCAAGCGCGGCAAGAAGGGCCCGCTCGGTCGCCTCGCGCTTTTCTACCGCCAGATCATTGCGGAGCTCCGCAAGGTCGTCTGGCCCACCCGCAACGACCTCACCACGTACACCACTGTGGTGATTGTCTTCGTTGTGGTCGTCATCGGGTTCGTGGCCGTGGTTGACTGGGGCTTCGGGAAGCTTATTTCCGCCGTTTTCGGCTGA
- a CDS encoding pyridoxal phosphate-dependent aminotransferase — protein MSAATPSVPPASDRRVSVRIGSISESATLAVDAKAKALKAAGRPVIGFGAGEPDFPTPGYIVDAAADACRNPKYHRYTPAGGLPELKAAIAAKTLRDSGYEVDASQVLVTNGGKQAIYEAFAAVLDPGDEVIVPAPYWTTYPESIRLAGGVPVEVVADETTGYRVTLEQLEAARTERTKVLLFVSPSNPTGAVYSREDTEAIGRWAVEHGLWVLTDEIYEHLVYGDATFTSMPALVPELRDKCIVVNGVAKTYAMTGWRVGWIVGPKDVVKAATNLQSHATSNVNNVAQVAALAAVTGNLDAVAEMRTAFDRRRQTIVRMLNEIDGVVCPTPEGAFYVYPSVKALLGKEIRGKRPATSVDLAALILDEAEVAVVPGEAFGTPGYLRLSYALGDEDLVEGVSRLQKLLGEATH, from the coding sequence ATGAGCGCAGCCACTCCCTCCGTACCCCCCGCAAGCGACCGGCGGGTGTCGGTCCGCATCGGCTCGATCTCCGAGTCCGCCACCCTCGCCGTGGACGCCAAGGCCAAGGCCCTCAAGGCCGCCGGGCGCCCGGTGATCGGCTTCGGCGCCGGCGAGCCGGACTTCCCGACACCCGGCTACATCGTCGACGCCGCCGCCGACGCCTGCCGCAACCCGAAGTACCACCGCTACACCCCGGCCGGCGGGCTGCCGGAGCTGAAGGCGGCCATCGCCGCCAAGACGCTCCGCGACTCGGGGTACGAGGTCGACGCCTCGCAGGTGCTGGTCACCAACGGCGGCAAGCAGGCCATCTACGAGGCCTTCGCCGCCGTGCTCGACCCGGGCGACGAGGTCATCGTGCCCGCTCCGTACTGGACCACCTACCCTGAGTCGATCCGGCTCGCGGGCGGCGTCCCCGTCGAGGTCGTGGCCGACGAGACCACCGGCTACCGGGTCACGCTGGAGCAGTTGGAGGCGGCCCGCACCGAGCGGACGAAGGTGCTGCTCTTCGTCTCGCCGTCCAACCCCACCGGCGCCGTCTACAGCCGCGAGGACACCGAGGCGATCGGCCGCTGGGCCGTCGAGCACGGGCTGTGGGTCCTCACCGACGAGATCTACGAGCACCTCGTCTACGGCGACGCCACCTTCACCTCGATGCCCGCGCTCGTCCCCGAACTGCGCGACAAGTGCATCGTCGTCAACGGTGTGGCCAAGACGTACGCCATGACCGGCTGGCGGGTCGGGTGGATCGTCGGCCCCAAGGACGTCGTCAAGGCCGCGACCAACCTCCAGTCGCACGCCACCTCGAACGTGAACAACGTGGCCCAGGTCGCGGCCCTGGCCGCCGTCACCGGCAACCTCGACGCGGTCGCCGAGATGCGCACCGCCTTCGACCGCCGCCGCCAGACCATCGTGCGGATGCTCAACGAGATCGACGGCGTCGTCTGCCCCACCCCCGAGGGCGCCTTCTACGTCTACCCGTCGGTGAAGGCCCTGCTCGGCAAGGAGATCCGCGGCAAGCGCCCGGCCACCTCCGTGGACCTGGCCGCCCTCATCCTGGACGAGGCCGAGGTCGCGGTCGTCCCCGGCGAGGCCTTCGGCACCCCCGGCTACCTCCGGCTCAGCTACGCGCTCGGCGACGAGGACCTCGTCGAGGGCGTCTCGCGGCTGCAGAAGCTGCTGGGCGAGGCCACGCACTGA
- a CDS encoding adenosine deaminase, translated as MASDVRTRSDPRAGGRDIRHLPKAHLHLHFTGSMRPATLLELADKHGVHLPEALTSGEPPKLRATDERGWFRFQRLYDSARSCLRTPEDIHRLVREAAQEDAADGSGWLEIQVDPTSYAPRLGGLIPTMEIILDAVHTASRDTGVGMAVVVAANRMKHPLDARTLARLAVRYADQGVVGFGLSNDERRGLARDFDRAFAIAREGGLLAAPHGGELSGPASVRDCLDDLGAQRVGHGVRAAEDPRLVRRLAESGVTCEVCPASNVALGVYDKPEDVPLRFLYDAGVPMALGADDPLLFGSRLAAQYEIARDVHGFTDQELAELARQSVRASRAPEDVRDRMLAGIDTWAH; from the coding sequence ATGGCAAGCGACGTACGTACGAGGTCGGACCCGCGCGCGGGCGGCCGGGACATCCGGCACCTCCCCAAGGCACACCTCCACCTGCACTTCACCGGCTCCATGCGCCCGGCCACCCTCCTGGAGCTGGCCGACAAGCACGGTGTGCACCTGCCCGAGGCGCTCACCTCGGGCGAGCCGCCGAAGCTGCGGGCCACCGACGAGCGCGGCTGGTTCCGCTTCCAGCGGCTCTACGACTCCGCCCGCTCCTGCCTGCGCACCCCGGAGGACATACACCGGCTCGTGCGCGAGGCCGCGCAGGAGGACGCCGCCGACGGCTCCGGCTGGCTGGAGATCCAGGTCGACCCGACCTCGTACGCCCCCCGGCTCGGCGGGCTCATCCCCACCATGGAGATCATCCTCGACGCGGTCCACACCGCCTCCCGCGACACCGGCGTCGGCATGGCCGTCGTGGTCGCCGCGAACCGCATGAAGCACCCGCTGGACGCCCGCACGCTGGCCAGGCTCGCGGTCCGCTACGCCGACCAGGGCGTCGTCGGCTTCGGCCTGTCCAACGACGAACGCCGGGGCCTGGCACGCGACTTCGACCGCGCCTTCGCCATCGCCCGGGAGGGCGGGCTGCTCGCCGCCCCGCACGGCGGCGAACTCTCCGGGCCCGCCAGCGTCCGCGACTGCCTTGACGACCTCGGCGCGCAGCGCGTCGGCCACGGCGTGCGCGCCGCCGAGGACCCGCGGCTGGTCCGCCGCCTCGCCGAGTCCGGCGTCACCTGCGAGGTCTGCCCGGCGTCCAACGTCGCCCTGGGCGTCTACGACAAGCCCGAGGACGTCCCGCTGCGTTTCCTCTACGACGCCGGCGTCCCGATGGCCCTCGGCGCCGACGACCCCCTCCTCTTCGGCTCCCGCCTGGCCGCCCAGTACGAAATCGCCCGGGACGTCCACGGCTTCACCGACCAGGAACTGGCGGAACTGGCCCGCCAGTCGGTCCGCGCCTCCCGCGCCCCGGAGGACGTCCGCGACCGGATGCTGGCCGGCATCGACACCTGGGCGCACTGA
- a CDS encoding helix-turn-helix domain-containing protein, with protein MPTLDTLISSAPDRLRRTGQVPGEGDRQVAGVWPADPADAPARERGWRDVLAVLAPGQEPDLRALAQGGAAALAVGEPAPPGMLAAAARHRLPVLLADPGTCTVPRLAQLLADQEAAAGRRAQELLECAKQLSTAPGTAAGVLRWLARMTDGQAVLLAPHRPPPPLTGGLTLPADRVAALTDGTTQAATADVGAWNVRLYALGPAAPHDVLAVARARSAGWPQPATEAVTMAELLLSSWLRLRAAVEGERAPIRSSVLQMLMSGQVLAARRAAHPLGMSPAVLDADGVRVYVVGGRAAHRDTLVSACHYHLGDAGLVVGCPVDEDQVIIVATPDAPTEALLRDLVTRREGFRLGASRPAPLDGVADAHGEATRALAAAGTHADRFAVFTPDIDLVRVLPPAAAARWAAALLAPLDTWPPARRAEWLDGMRMWLAYGPIGAARLAGFHRNTVRQRAETVGQLLGLDLARLADRIRLDLALRIVRLDLGGAAQGPAPDLDELLAGAGPRRWAEEYLGRLDGDLLPTVVTWIESGQHTPSAAARLGVHPKTVAARVRRAEAQVRQPLVSHPEPQGATAESANGVCGVHDLALAAHITRALTLDTGCA; from the coding sequence GTGCCCACCCTCGACACGCTGATCAGCTCGGCGCCCGACCGGCTCCGCCGCACCGGGCAGGTGCCGGGCGAGGGCGACCGCCAGGTCGCGGGGGTGTGGCCGGCCGACCCGGCGGACGCCCCGGCCCGCGAGCGCGGCTGGCGCGACGTGCTGGCCGTACTGGCGCCGGGCCAGGAGCCCGACCTGCGGGCACTCGCGCAGGGCGGGGCGGCGGCACTGGCCGTCGGCGAACCGGCGCCGCCCGGGATGCTGGCCGCCGCCGCCCGGCACCGGCTGCCGGTGCTGCTGGCGGACCCGGGGACCTGCACGGTGCCGCGGCTGGCGCAGCTGCTCGCCGACCAGGAAGCGGCGGCGGGCCGCCGCGCCCAGGAGCTGCTGGAGTGCGCCAAGCAGCTCTCGACGGCACCCGGCACCGCGGCCGGCGTCTTGCGCTGGCTGGCGCGGATGACCGACGGCCAGGCCGTCCTGCTCGCCCCGCACCGCCCGCCGCCGCCTCTCACCGGCGGCCTGACGCTGCCCGCCGACCGGGTCGCCGCGCTGACCGACGGCACGACGCAGGCCGCGACGGCGGACGTGGGGGCGTGGAACGTACGGCTGTACGCCCTCGGCCCGGCGGCGCCCCACGATGTGCTGGCGGTGGCGCGGGCACGGTCGGCCGGCTGGCCGCAGCCGGCCACGGAGGCGGTGACGATGGCCGAGCTGCTGCTGTCGTCGTGGCTGCGGCTGCGGGCCGCGGTGGAAGGCGAGCGGGCGCCGATACGCTCCTCGGTCCTGCAGATGCTGATGTCGGGCCAGGTGCTGGCCGCCAGGCGGGCGGCGCACCCGCTGGGGATGAGCCCGGCGGTGCTCGACGCGGACGGCGTACGCGTCTACGTGGTGGGCGGCCGGGCCGCGCACAGGGACACGCTGGTGTCGGCGTGCCACTACCATCTGGGCGACGCGGGGCTCGTCGTCGGCTGCCCGGTGGACGAGGACCAGGTGATCATCGTCGCGACCCCCGACGCGCCCACGGAGGCGCTGCTGCGCGACCTGGTGACCCGCCGGGAGGGCTTCCGGCTCGGGGCGAGCCGCCCGGCGCCGCTGGACGGCGTCGCAGACGCGCACGGCGAGGCGACACGGGCGCTGGCGGCGGCCGGCACCCATGCGGACCGCTTCGCGGTCTTCACGCCCGACATCGACCTCGTACGCGTCCTGCCGCCCGCGGCAGCGGCCCGGTGGGCGGCGGCGCTGCTGGCCCCGCTGGACACCTGGCCGCCCGCCCGGCGGGCGGAGTGGCTGGACGGGATGCGGATGTGGCTGGCGTACGGCCCGATAGGCGCGGCACGCCTGGCCGGTTTCCACCGCAATACGGTGCGGCAGCGGGCGGAGACGGTGGGGCAGCTGCTCGGCCTGGACCTCGCCCGGCTCGCCGACCGGATACGGCTCGACCTGGCGCTGCGGATCGTGCGGCTGGACCTGGGCGGGGCGGCGCAGGGACCGGCGCCCGATCTCGACGAGCTGCTGGCGGGCGCCGGGCCGCGGCGCTGGGCCGAGGAGTATCTCGGCCGGTTGGACGGGGACTTGCTGCCGACGGTGGTGACGTGGATCGAATCCGGCCAGCACACGCCGAGCGCGGCGGCGCGTCTGGGGGTGCACCCCAAGACGGTGGCGGCCCGGGTACGCAGGGCCGAGGCGCAGGTGCGCCAGCCCCTGGTCTCCCACCCCGAGCCGCAGGGCGCGACCGCGGAGTCCGCGAACGGGGTGTGCGGGGTGCACGACCTCGCCCTGGCGGCACACATCACCCGGGCGCTCACCTTGGACACCGGATGTGCATAG
- a CDS encoding UDP-N-acetylmuramate dehydrogenase, which translates to MHPLAAYTTLRLGGPATRLLTARTDADLVAAVRDADSRGEPVLLIGGGSNLLIADEGFDGTAVRIATQGATLRGTTLELAAGEPWSDAVAATVRAGLAGVECLAGIPGSAGATPIQNVGAYGQEVSSTITDVLAYDRRTAETVTLPAAECAFSYRSSRFKEDPARYVVLRVRFALEDAGGLSAPLKYAETARTLGVEPGERVPLDKASATVLGLRASKGMVLDEADHDTWSAGSFFTNPVLTAAEFAAFLDRVHDRLGADAAPPAYPAEGERTKTSAAWLIDKAGFTKGYGTGPARISGKHTLALTNRGAATTDDLLTLAREVRDGVHAAFGVTLVNEPVMVGVRL; encoded by the coding sequence GTGCACCCTCTCGCCGCGTACACCACCCTCCGCCTCGGCGGCCCCGCCACCCGCCTGCTCACGGCCCGCACGGACGCCGACCTCGTCGCCGCCGTCCGCGACGCCGACTCCCGCGGCGAGCCCGTCCTCCTCATCGGCGGCGGCAGCAACCTCCTCATCGCCGACGAGGGCTTCGACGGCACCGCCGTCCGCATCGCCACCCAGGGCGCCACCCTCCGCGGCACGACCCTCGAACTCGCCGCCGGCGAGCCCTGGAGCGACGCCGTGGCCGCGACCGTACGCGCGGGCCTGGCGGGCGTCGAGTGCCTGGCCGGCATCCCCGGCTCGGCCGGCGCGACCCCGATCCAGAACGTCGGCGCCTACGGCCAGGAAGTCTCCAGCACCATCACCGACGTCCTCGCCTACGACCGCAGGACCGCCGAGACGGTCACCCTCCCCGCCGCCGAGTGCGCCTTCTCCTACCGCAGCAGCCGCTTCAAGGAGGACCCGGCCCGCTACGTCGTGCTGCGCGTGCGCTTCGCGCTGGAGGACGCCGGCGGCCTGTCCGCGCCGCTCAAATACGCGGAGACCGCCCGTACGCTCGGCGTCGAGCCCGGCGAGCGGGTGCCGCTGGACAAGGCCAGCGCGACGGTGCTCGGGCTGCGCGCGAGCAAGGGCATGGTGCTGGACGAGGCCGACCACGACACCTGGTCGGCCGGCTCCTTCTTCACCAACCCGGTGCTGACCGCCGCCGAATTCGCCGCGTTCCTGGACCGCGTCCACGACCGCCTGGGGGCGGACGCGGCACCGCCGGCCTACCCGGCGGAGGGTGAGCGCACGAAGACGTCCGCGGCCTGGCTGATCGACAAGGCGGGCTTCACGAAGGGCTACGGCACGGGCCCGGCCCGCATCTCCGGCAAGCACACGCTCGCGCTGACCAACCGCGGCGCCGCCACCACCGACGACCTGCTCACCCTGGCCCGCGAGGTACGCGACGGCGTCCACGCGGCCTTCGGCGTGACGCTGGTGAACGAACCGGTGATGGTCGGCGTGCGGCTCTGA
- a CDS encoding TetR/AcrR family transcriptional regulator, which yields MGRPRKFSEQDVLTTARRQFTETGYHGTSVDDLSRATGLSKGSLYGAFGDKKALFQRIFEDYCADSDEVAAAMLEGPEDQALDRLRGWLTAPDGHTGQPGCLLAKATAELASEDDAVASRSLAAYEMLLDSCRRLVEQAQRAGHLDPAADAEALGGLILTTHRGLEALAKAGVDVKTRNRIAEAAIDSIALPVS from the coding sequence ATGGGGCGACCACGGAAATTCAGCGAGCAAGACGTCCTGACCACCGCGCGCCGGCAGTTCACTGAAACCGGCTACCACGGCACCTCGGTCGACGATCTCTCCCGCGCGACAGGGCTCAGCAAGGGAAGCCTCTACGGCGCGTTCGGCGACAAGAAGGCGCTGTTCCAGCGAATATTCGAGGATTACTGCGCGGACTCCGACGAGGTTGCCGCGGCCATGCTCGAAGGCCCGGAGGACCAGGCCCTCGACCGCCTCCGCGGATGGCTCACGGCGCCGGACGGCCACACCGGTCAGCCTGGCTGCCTGCTGGCCAAGGCGACGGCCGAACTGGCGTCGGAGGACGACGCCGTCGCGAGCAGGTCGCTCGCCGCGTACGAGATGCTGCTCGACAGCTGCCGCCGGCTTGTCGAGCAGGCGCAGCGCGCCGGGCACCTGGACCCGGCCGCCGACGCCGAGGCGCTCGGCGGACTGATCCTCACCACGCATCGAGGGCTGGAAGCGCTCGCCAAGGCGGGGGTCGACGTGAAGACCAGGAACCGAATCGCCGAAGCCGCGATCGACAGCATCGCACTGCCGGTTTCCTGA
- a CDS encoding SDR family oxidoreductase, translating into MFRTSISPDTTEFAGKRAIVTGGSRGIGAAIVQRLLDGGAKVVTTARNASDETPKAATFIRGDIGTLAGVQAFTAAALDELGGVDIVVNNAAAARAHIGGVSSIPDEEWLDALDLNYLSAVRVNNALLPALREAGPGGVIVNISSGAALTPPPPLAHYGAAKAALNAYSKALASELAPAGIRVTTIIPGNVLTPGADAIRQNFADAMDVPLAATTAGIPLGRPGDPRDIAEAVAYLASDRAQWVTGVSLTVDGGELPVI; encoded by the coding sequence ATGTTCAGAACTAGCATCTCACCCGACACCACCGAGTTCGCAGGAAAGCGCGCGATCGTCACGGGAGGCAGCCGCGGGATCGGCGCGGCCATCGTGCAGCGGTTGCTCGACGGCGGCGCGAAGGTCGTCACCACGGCGCGTAACGCCTCCGACGAGACGCCGAAGGCCGCCACCTTCATCCGGGGCGACATCGGCACCCTCGCGGGCGTGCAGGCATTCACCGCGGCAGCGCTCGACGAGCTCGGCGGCGTCGACATCGTGGTCAACAACGCGGCGGCGGCGCGCGCCCACATCGGGGGCGTCTCGTCCATCCCCGACGAGGAGTGGCTCGACGCGCTCGACCTCAACTACCTGTCCGCCGTGAGGGTCAACAACGCGCTGCTGCCGGCGCTGCGCGAGGCCGGGCCGGGCGGCGTGATCGTCAACATCTCGTCGGGAGCGGCCCTCACGCCGCCGCCGCCGCTGGCTCACTACGGTGCCGCCAAGGCCGCCCTCAACGCCTACAGCAAAGCGCTCGCCTCCGAGCTCGCGCCTGCCGGAATCCGCGTCACCACGATCATCCCCGGCAATGTGCTCACCCCGGGCGCCGACGCGATCCGCCAGAATTTCGCCGACGCGATGGACGTCCCGCTTGCCGCCACCACAGCGGGCATCCCCCTGGGTCGTCCCGGAGACCCGCGCGACATCGCCGAGGCCGTCGCCTACCTCGCGTCGGACCGGGCCCAGTGGGTCACCGGCGTAAGCCTGACAGTCGACGGCGGTGAACTCCCCGTCATCTAG
- a CDS encoding DHA2 family efflux MFS transporter permease subunit, with protein sequence MDQHTDTRRPATAAWALVITSVAGFMAALDNLVVTTALPSIRKDLGGALSDLEWTVNAYTLTFAVLLMFGASLGDRFGRRKLFITGLSIFTGASAAAALAPGINELIAFRAVQGVGAAIMMPLTLTLLSAAVPAERRGAAFGIWGAVNGLAVASGPLIGGSLTEHISWQWIFWLNVPIGLLLIPLARLRLAESTAPGARIDGRGTVLISLGLFGIVFALVNATSHGWTSARVLAGLIGGAVLVLAFVRHGMTARNPILPMRLFRGRHFTAINVSSALMFAGMFGSIFLLSQFLQTVLGYTPTQAGLRMLPWTGMPMLVAPVAGFLSDRIGGRPVVAAGLALQAIGLGWFALILSPDVSYVAQLPALILSGAGMALFIAPATSLVMSSVSPGEQGIASGANNALREVGGALGIAVLGSIFAAQGGYGSGAQYVAGLTPALWVGAGVLAAALVAALLLPRSSAGRPGAAAKADAASLQPVA encoded by the coding sequence ATGGACCAGCACACCGACACTCGTAGGCCTGCCACGGCGGCCTGGGCGCTTGTGATCACCAGCGTCGCCGGATTCATGGCGGCCCTGGACAACCTCGTCGTCACCACCGCACTGCCCTCCATCCGCAAGGACCTGGGCGGCGCGCTGTCCGACCTCGAATGGACAGTGAACGCCTACACGCTCACCTTCGCCGTACTCCTGATGTTCGGCGCGTCCCTCGGCGACCGCTTCGGCCGCCGCAAGCTCTTCATCACCGGCCTGTCGATCTTCACCGGGGCGTCCGCCGCCGCGGCCCTGGCCCCCGGCATCAACGAACTCATCGCCTTCCGGGCCGTCCAAGGCGTCGGCGCGGCCATCATGATGCCGCTCACCCTCACCCTGCTCAGCGCGGCCGTCCCCGCCGAACGCCGCGGTGCCGCCTTCGGCATCTGGGGCGCCGTCAACGGACTCGCCGTCGCCTCGGGACCGCTCATCGGCGGCAGCCTCACCGAACACATCTCCTGGCAGTGGATCTTCTGGCTGAACGTCCCGATCGGCCTGCTCCTGATCCCGCTCGCCCGGCTCCGCCTCGCCGAGTCCACCGCGCCCGGTGCGCGCATCGACGGCCGCGGCACCGTACTGATCAGCCTCGGCCTCTTCGGGATCGTCTTCGCGCTGGTCAACGCCACCTCCCACGGCTGGACCAGCGCCCGTGTCCTCGCCGGACTGATCGGCGGCGCCGTGCTCGTCCTGGCCTTCGTCCGGCACGGCATGACCGCCCGCAACCCGATCCTGCCCATGCGGCTCTTCCGCGGACGGCACTTCACCGCCATCAACGTCTCCAGCGCACTGATGTTCGCCGGGATGTTCGGGTCGATCTTCCTGCTCAGCCAGTTCCTGCAGACCGTGCTCGGCTACACCCCGACCCAGGCCGGCCTGCGCATGCTGCCCTGGACCGGAATGCCGATGCTCGTCGCGCCCGTCGCCGGCTTCCTCTCCGACCGCATCGGCGGCCGGCCCGTCGTCGCCGCCGGGCTCGCGCTCCAGGCCATCGGCCTCGGGTGGTTCGCGCTGATCCTCTCGCCCGACGTGTCCTACGTCGCCCAGCTGCCCGCGCTCATCCTCTCGGGGGCCGGGATGGCGCTCTTCATCGCACCGGCGACCAGCCTGGTCATGTCCAGCGTCTCGCCCGGTGAGCAGGGCATCGCCTCCGGGGCCAACAACGCGCTGCGCGAGGTGGGGGGAGCGCTCGGGATCGCCGTGCTCGGCTCGATCTTCGCGGCCCAGGGCGGCTACGGGTCCGGTGCACAGTACGTGGCCGGTCTCACCCCGGCGCTGTGGGTCGGGGCGGGGGTTCTGGCGGCCGCGCTCGTCGCTGCGCTCCTGCTCCCGAGGAGCTCCGCCGGGCGGCCGGGTGCCGCGGCCAAGGCGGACGCGGCGTCCCTCCAGCCGGTGGCCTGA